In one window of Procambarus clarkii isolate CNS0578487 chromosome 63, FALCON_Pclarkii_2.0, whole genome shotgun sequence DNA:
- the Oda gene encoding ornithine decarboxylase antizyme 1 produces MLSDLKHHVVLEVSQFSPVNFQHSTISTLGATLVLVEECATSQFTWAQGLGGGFDAPHAAYVSTSAEGSGVGKPSEPPVAGTRCKPVSGTEVVSAAQSGCVRLSFEFQLAEQTTVLWETVVVGRRLYLSILHLPEGSKEAFVSLLEYAEEVLGCSHVLICFKKDRSDRAMLIRTFMFLGFVAIPPGHPLAPANNDHFYMLYEIE; encoded by the exons ATGTTGAGCGACTTGAAGCATCATGTGGTGCTGGAGGTGTCCCAGTTCAG TCCGGTTAACTTTCAGCATTCAACCATCTCGACTCTGGGGGCTACACTAGTGCTAG TGGAGGAATGCGCCACTTCTCAGTTCACCTGGGCGCAGGGCCTCGGTGGTGGGTTTGATGCTCCCCATGCCGCCTATGTGTCTACTAGTGCAGAGGGCAGCGGCGTGGGGAAACCTTCAGAGCCCCCTGTGGCCGGCACTCGTTGTAAACCTGTGTCG GGTACTGAAGTGGTGTCTGCAGCTCAAAGCGGTTGTGTCCGTTTGAGTTTTGAATTTCAATTGGCGGAACAGACGACGGTGCTATGGGAAACTGTCGTAGTTGGCCGCCGTCTATACTTGTCCATCTTGCATCTACCAGAGGGCAGCAAAGAGGCATTTGTGTCACTATTGGAGTATGCTGAGGAAGTCCTTGGATGCTCTCATGTACTAATTTGCTTCAAGAAGGACCGCAGTGATCGAG ctaTGCTGATCCGCACCTTCATGTTCCTTGGATTTGTGGCCATACCACCAGGCCACCCACTGGCGCCCGCCAATAATGATCACTTCTACATGCTCTATGAGATCGAGTAG